One Cricetulus griseus strain 17A/GY chromosome 5, alternate assembly CriGri-PICRH-1.0, whole genome shotgun sequence genomic window carries:
- the Plin4 gene encoding perilipin-4 isoform X7, producing MSASGDGTRSPPKSKGKTLSSFFGSLPGFSSARNLVSHTHSSTKDTGPATDPTGTPALPPLGATNLHPIPRGASGLLQPSEQTTAGCKDVGSFSVTSGEDAFSSGVAGIIDTAKGMVQGGLGATQSALVGTKEAVSGGIMGAVGMAKGLVEGGLDTNKSVVMGTKDTVATGLTGAMNVAKGTVQTGLDTSKSMLTGTKDTVCAGVTGAINMAKGVAQGGLDTTKSIVMGTKDTMTTGLTGAANMAKGTVQTGLDTTKSVVMGTKDTVTTGLTGAMNVAKGTVQTGLDTSKSVLTGTKDTVCAGVTGAINMAKGVAQGGLDTTKSVVMGTKDTVTTGLTGAANMAKGTVQTGLDTTKSVVVGTKDTVTTGLTGAMNVAKGTVQTGLDTSKSVLTGTKDTVCAGVTGAINMAKGVAQGGLDTTKSVVMGTKDTMTTGLTGAANMAKGTVQTGLDTTKSVVMGTKDTVTTGLTGAMNVAKGTVQTGLDTSKSVLTGTKDTVCAGVTGAINMAKGVAQGGLDTTKSVVMGTKDTVVTGLTGAANMAKGTVQTGLDTTKSVVVGTKDTMTTGLTGAMNVAKGTVQTGLDTSKSVLTGTKDTVCAGVTGAINMAKGVAQGGLDTTKSVVMGTKDTVTTGLTGAMNVAKGTVQTGLDTTKSVVMGTKDTVTTGLTGAANMAKGTVQTGLDTSKTVLTGTKDTVCAGVTGAINMAKGVAQGGLDTTKSVVMGTKDTMTTGLTGVANMAKGTVQTGLDTTKSVVVGTKDTVTTGLTGAMNVAKGTVQTGLDTSKTVLTGTKDTVCAGVTGAINMAKGVVQGGLDTTKSVVMGTKDTVATGLTGAANMAKGTVQTGLDTTKSVVMGTKDTVTTGLTGAMNVAKGTVQTGLDTSKTVLTGTKDTVCAGVTGAINMAKGVAQGGLDTTKSVVVGTKDTVATGLTGAANMAKGTVQTGLDTSKSVLTGTNDTVCAGITGAMNMAKGVIQKGLDTTRESGSAMLSQGDKVAINTTHTGIHTVPSSLSGSHVTMCYEPGSCSAINQGLEHANLTFAEPSCSEISSLANTCGLGLITEPIATTKGLVSGVASSAHAVPRSEEECGQLAATSFAALHDELEGLGDIFQPMTAEEQAQLAASETGPRVLSADRRSYFVRLGDLAPSFRQRAFEHALSHIQHNQFQARASLAQLQEAFQVTDMAVEAPGGHLRWDQGLSSTVEAAGTQKVRVSMAQDRLCTLACQLHAAYSSLTACLQGLPELQQQAGLARHSLCKLYGLVSSASGVDLQAEQLAQSSAGVVQAWQGLEVLLDRLQQSPPLAWLVGPFTVMPSGQL from the exons ATGTCAGCTTCGGGAGATGGGACCAGGAGTCCCCCCAAATCCAAAGGCAAG ACCCTGAGCAGTTTCTTCGGGTCCCTGCCTGGCTTCAGCTCTGCCCGGAACCTAGTGTCCCACACTCACAGTTCCACAAAGGACACAGGACCAGCAACAGACCCCACAGGGACTCCTGCTCTCCCACCTCTGG GGGCCACCAACCTGCATCCGATTCCAAGGGGTGCCTCAGGGCTGCTCCAGCCTTCTGAACAG ACAACAGCTGGGTGCAAGGACGTGGGAAGCTTCAGTGTGACCAGTGGTGAAGATGCCTTCTCCTCTGGGGTAGCTGGCATCATAGACACTGCAAAAGGAATGGTCCAGGGTGGCCTGGGAGCCACCCAGTCGGCCCTTGTGGGCACTAAGGAGGCAGTGTCCGGAGGCATCATGGGAGCAGTAGGTATGGCCAAAGGTCTTGTTGAGGGGGGCCTGGACACCAACAAGTCTGTGGTCATGGGCACCAAGGACACGGTGGCCACAGGACTCACAGGAGCCATGAATGTGGCCAAAGGGACAGTGCAGACAGGCCTAGACACCAGCAAGAGTATGCTGACAGGCACCAAGGACACTGTTTGTGCTGGAGTCACAGGAGCTATTAACATGGCGAAAGGGGTTGCCCAGGGGGGCCTGGATACTACCAAGTCTATAGTCATGGGCACCAAGGACACGATGACCACAGGACTCACAGGGGCTGCAAACATGGCCAAGGGGACAGTGCAAACAGGCCTGGACACTACCAAGTCTGTGGTCATGGGTACCAAG GACACAGTGACCACAGGACTCACGGGGG CCATGAATGTGGCCAAAGGAACAGTGCAGACAGGCCTAGACACCAGCAAGAGCGTACTGACAGGCACCAAGGACACTGTTTGTGCTGGAGTCACAGGAGCCATTAACATGGCCAAAGGGGTTGCCCAGGGGGGCCTGGATACTACCAAATCTGTGGTCATGGGTACCAAGGATACAGTGACCACAGGACTCACAGGGGCTGCAAACATGGCCAAGGGGACAGTGCAGACAGGCCTGGACACCACCAAGTCTGTGGTCGTGGGCACCAAGGACACAGTGACCACAGGACTCACAGGAGCCATGAATGTGGCCAAAGGGACAGTGCAGACAGGCCTAGACACCAGCAAGAGCGTACTGACAGGCACCAAGGACACTGTTTGTGCTGGAGTCACAGGAGCCATTAACATGGCCAAAGGAGTTGCCCAGGGGGGCCTGGATACTACCAAATCTGTGGTCATGGGCACCAAGGACACGATGACCACAGGACTCACAGGGGCTGCAAACATGGCAAAGGGGACAGTGCAGACAGGCCTGGACACCACCAAGTCTGTGGTCATGGGTACCAAGGACACAGTGACCACAGGACTCACAGGAGCCATGAATGTGGCCAAAGGGACAGTGCAGACAGGCCTAGACACCAGCAAGAGTGTGCTGACAGGCACCAAGGACACTGTTTGTGCTGGAGTCACAGGAGCCATTAACATGGCCAAAGGAGTTGCCCAGGGGGGCCTGGATACTACCAAGTCTGTGGTCATGGGCACCAAGGATACAGTGGTCACAGGACTCACAGGGGCTGCAAACATGGCCAAGGGGACAGTGCAAACAGGCCTGGACACCACCAAGTCTGTGGTCGTGGGCACCAAGGACACGATGACCACAGGACTCACGGGGGCCATGAATGTGGCCAAAGGAACAGTGCAGACAGGCCTGGACACCAGCAAGAGTGTGCTGACAGGCACCAAGGACACTGTTTGTGCTGGAGTCACAGGAGCCATTAACATGGCCAAAGGAGTTGCCCAGGGGGGCCTGGATACTACCAAGTCTGTGGTCATGGGCACCAAGGACACAGTGACCACAGGACTCACGGGGGCCATGAATGTGGCCAAAGGGACAGTGCAGACAGGCCTGGATACCACCAAGTCTGTGGTCATGGGTACCAAGGACACAGTGACCACAGGACTCACAGGGGCTGCAAACATGGCCAAGGGGACAGTGCAGACAGGTCTGGATACCAGCAAGACTGTGCTCACAGGCACCAAGGACACTGTTTGTGCTGGAGTCACAGGAGCCATTAACATGGCCAAAGGAGTTGCCCAGGGGGGCCTGGATACTACCAAGTCTGTGGTCATGGGCACCAAGGACACGATGACCACAGGACTCACGGGGGTTGCAAACATGGCCAAGGGGACAGTGCAGACAGGCCTGGACACCACCAAGTCTGTGGTCGTGGGCACCAAGGACACAGTGACCACAGGACTCACAGGAGCCATGAATGTGGCCAAAGGGACAGTGCAGACAGGCCTAGACACCAGCAAGACTGTGCTCACAGGCACCAAGGACACTGTTTGTGCTGGAGTCACAGGAGCCATTAACATGGCCAAAGGAGTTGTCCAGGGGGGCCTGGATACTACCAAATCTGTGGTCATGGGCACCAAGGATACGGTAGCCACAGGACTCACAGGGGCTGCAAACATGGCCAAGGGGACAGTGCAGACAGGCCTGGACACCACCAAGTCTGTGGTCATGGGCACCAAGGACACAGTGACCACAGGACTCACAGGAGCCATGAATGTGGCCAAAGGGACAGTGCAGACAGGCCTAGACACCAGCAAGACTGTGCTCACAGGCACCAAGGACACTGTTTGTGCTGGAGTCACAGGAGCCATTAACATGGCCAAAGGAGTTGCCCAGGGGGGCCTGGATACTACCAAATCTGTGGTCGTGGGCACCAAGGACACGGTGGCCACAGGACTCACAGGGGCTGCAAACATGGCCAAGGGGACAGTGCAGACAGGCCTGGACACCAGCAAGAGTGTGCTCACAGGTACGAATGATACTGTCTGTGCTGGGATCACTGGGGCCATGAACATGGCTAAAGGTGTCATTCAGAAGGGCCTGGACACTACCAGGGAATCAGGTTCTGCCATGCTGTCTCAGGGAGATAAAGTGGCCATCAATACCACCCACACTGGTATCCATACAGTCCCAAGTTCACTCTCTGGCTCTCATGTCACCATGTGTTATGAGCCTGGCAGTTGCAGTGCTATCAACCAAGGCTTAGAACATGCAAACCTGACTTTTGCAGAGCCCTCATGTTCTGAGATCAGCAGCCTTGCAAACACATGTGGCTTGGGGCTTATTACGGAACCCATAGCTACCACCAAAGGCCTTGTGTCTGGTGTGGCTTCATCTGCCCATGCAGTTCCCAGGTCTGAGGAGGAGTGTGGTCAGCTGGCTGCTACAAGCTTTGCTGCACTTCATGATGAGTTGGAAGGGCTAGGGGACATCTTCCAGCCCATGACAGCCGAGGAACAAG CCCAGCTGGCAGCCTCGGAGACAGGGCCCCGGGTGCTCTCTGCTGACCGGAGAAGCTACTTTGTCCGCCTAGGTGACCTGGCACCCAGCTTCCGCCAGCGGGCTTTTGAACATGCCCTGAGCCATATACAGCACAATCAATTCCAAGCTAGGGCTTCGCTGGCCCAGCTTCAGGAGGCCTTCCAGGTG ACAGACATGGCTGTGGAGGCTCCAGGTGGGCACCTGCGTTGGGACCAGGGCTTGAGCTCCACAGTGGAGGCTGCTGGTACCCAAAAG gtGCGTGTTTCCATGGCTCAGGACAGACTGTGCACGCTAGCCTGCCAGCTCCATGCAGCTTATAGCAGCCTGACAGCCTGCCTGCAGGGCCTGCCAGAGTTGCAGCAGCAGGCAGGGCTGGCACGGCACAGCCTCTGCAAGCTGTATGGCCTCGTGTCCTCTGCAAGTGGTGTCGACCTGCAGGCAGAGCAGCTGGCCCAGAGCAGTGCCGGTGTGGTCCAGGCATGGCAGGGTCTGGAGGTGCTGCTGGACAGGCTGCAGCAGAGCCCCCCACTTGCCTGGCTGGTGGGACCCTTCACTGTGATGCCTAGTGGCCAGCTGTAG
- the Plin4 gene encoding perilipin-4 isoform X4 gives MSASGDGTRSPPKSKGKTLSSFFGSLPGFSSARNLVSHTHSSTKDTGPATDPTGTPALPPLGATNLHPIPRGASGLLQPSEQTTAGCKDVGSFSVTSGEDAFSSGVAGIIDTAKGMVQGGLGATQSALVGTKEAVSGGIMGAVGMAKGLVEGGLDTNKSVVMGTKDTVATGLTGAMNVAKGTVQTGLDTSKSMLTGTKDTVCAGVTGAINMAKGVAQGGLDTTKSIVMGTKDTMTTGLTGAANMAKGTVQTGLDTTKSVVMGTKDTVTTGLTGAMNVAKGTVQTGLDTSKSVLTGTKDTVCAGVTGAINMAKGVAQGGLDTTKSVVMGTKDTVTTGLTGAMNVAKGTVQTGLDTSKSVLTGTKDTVCAGVTGAINMAKGVAQGGLDTTKSVVMGTKDTVTTGLTGAANMAKGTVQTGLDTTKSVVVGTKDTVTTGLTGAMNVAKGTVQTGLDTSKSVLTGTKDTVCAGVTGAINMAKGVAQGGLDTTKSVVMGTKDTMTTGLTGAANMAKGTVQTGLDTTKSVVMGTKDTVTTGLTGAMNVAKGTVQTGLDTSKSVLTGTKDTVCAGVTGAINMAKGVAQGGLDTTKSVVMGTKDTVVTGLTGAANMAKGTVQTGLDTTKSVVVGTKDTMTTGLTGAMNVAKGTVQTGLDTSKSVLTGTKDTVCAGVTGAINMAKGVAQGGLDTTKSVVMGTKDTVTTGLTGAMNVAKGTVQTGLDTTKSVVMGTKDTVTTGLTGAANMAKGTVQTGLDTSKTVLTGTKDTVCAGVTGAINMAKGVAQGGLDTTKSVVMGTKDTMTTGLTGVANMAKGTVQTGLDTTKSVVVGTKDTVTTGLTGAMNVAKGTVQTGLDTSKTVLTGTKDTVCAGVTGAINMAKGVVQGGLDTTKSVVMGTKDTVATGLTGAANMAKGTVQTGLDTTKSVVMGTKDTVTTGLTGAMNVAKGTVQTGLDTSKTVLTGTKDTVCAGVTGAINMAKGVAQGGLDTTKSVVVGTKDTVATGLTGAANMAKGTVQTGLDTSKSVLTGTNDTVCAGITGAMNMAKGVIQKGLDTTRESGSAMLSQGDKVAINTTHTGIHTVPSSLSGSHVTMCYEPGSCSAINQGLEHANLTFAEPSCSEISSLANTCGLGLITEPIATTKGLVSGVASSAHAVPRSEEECGQLAATSFAALHDELEGLGDIFQPMTAEEQAQLAASETGPRVLSADRRSYFVRLGDLAPSFRQRAFEHALSHIQHNQFQARASLAQLQEAFQVTDMAVEAPGGHLRWDQGLSSTVEAAGTQKVRVSMAQDRLCTLACQLHAAYSSLTACLQGLPELQQQAGLARHSLCKLYGLVSSASGVDLQAEQLAQSSAGVVQAWQGLEVLLDRLQQSPPLAWLVGPFTVMPSGQL, from the exons ATGTCAGCTTCGGGAGATGGGACCAGGAGTCCCCCCAAATCCAAAGGCAAG ACCCTGAGCAGTTTCTTCGGGTCCCTGCCTGGCTTCAGCTCTGCCCGGAACCTAGTGTCCCACACTCACAGTTCCACAAAGGACACAGGACCAGCAACAGACCCCACAGGGACTCCTGCTCTCCCACCTCTGG GGGCCACCAACCTGCATCCGATTCCAAGGGGTGCCTCAGGGCTGCTCCAGCCTTCTGAACAG ACAACAGCTGGGTGCAAGGACGTGGGAAGCTTCAGTGTGACCAGTGGTGAAGATGCCTTCTCCTCTGGGGTAGCTGGCATCATAGACACTGCAAAAGGAATGGTCCAGGGTGGCCTGGGAGCCACCCAGTCGGCCCTTGTGGGCACTAAGGAGGCAGTGTCCGGAGGCATCATGGGAGCAGTAGGTATGGCCAAAGGTCTTGTTGAGGGGGGCCTGGACACCAACAAGTCTGTGGTCATGGGCACCAAGGACACGGTGGCCACAGGACTCACAGGAGCCATGAATGTGGCCAAAGGGACAGTGCAGACAGGCCTAGACACCAGCAAGAGTATGCTGACAGGCACCAAGGACACTGTTTGTGCTGGAGTCACAGGAGCTATTAACATGGCGAAAGGGGTTGCCCAGGGGGGCCTGGATACTACCAAGTCTATAGTCATGGGCACCAAGGACACGATGACCACAGGACTCACAGGGGCTGCAAACATGGCCAAGGGGACAGTGCAAACAGGCCTGGACACTACCAAGTCTGTGGTCATGGGTACCAAGGACACAGTGACCACAGGACTCACGGGGGCCATGAATGTGGCCAAAGGGACGGTGCAAACAGGCCTGGACACCAGCAAGAGTGTGCTGACAGGCACCAAGGACACTGTTTGTGCTGGAGTCACAGGAGCCATTAACATGGCCAAAGGAGTTGCCCAGGGGGGCCTGGATACTACCAAGTCTGTGGTCATGGGCACCAAGGACACAGTGACCACAGGACTCACGGGGG CCATGAATGTGGCCAAAGGAACAGTGCAGACAGGCCTAGACACCAGCAAGAGCGTACTGACAGGCACCAAGGACACTGTTTGTGCTGGAGTCACAGGAGCCATTAACATGGCCAAAGGGGTTGCCCAGGGGGGCCTGGATACTACCAAATCTGTGGTCATGGGTACCAAGGATACAGTGACCACAGGACTCACAGGGGCTGCAAACATGGCCAAGGGGACAGTGCAGACAGGCCTGGACACCACCAAGTCTGTGGTCGTGGGCACCAAGGACACAGTGACCACAGGACTCACAGGAGCCATGAATGTGGCCAAAGGGACAGTGCAGACAGGCCTAGACACCAGCAAGAGCGTACTGACAGGCACCAAGGACACTGTTTGTGCTGGAGTCACAGGAGCCATTAACATGGCCAAAGGAGTTGCCCAGGGGGGCCTGGATACTACCAAATCTGTGGTCATGGGCACCAAGGACACGATGACCACAGGACTCACAGGGGCTGCAAACATGGCAAAGGGGACAGTGCAGACAGGCCTGGACACCACCAAGTCTGTGGTCATGGGTACCAAGGACACAGTGACCACAGGACTCACAGGAGCCATGAATGTGGCCAAAGGGACAGTGCAGACAGGCCTAGACACCAGCAAGAGTGTGCTGACAGGCACCAAGGACACTGTTTGTGCTGGAGTCACAGGAGCCATTAACATGGCCAAAGGAGTTGCCCAGGGGGGCCTGGATACTACCAAGTCTGTGGTCATGGGCACCAAGGATACAGTGGTCACAGGACTCACAGGGGCTGCAAACATGGCCAAGGGGACAGTGCAAACAGGCCTGGACACCACCAAGTCTGTGGTCGTGGGCACCAAGGACACGATGACCACAGGACTCACGGGGGCCATGAATGTGGCCAAAGGAACAGTGCAGACAGGCCTGGACACCAGCAAGAGTGTGCTGACAGGCACCAAGGACACTGTTTGTGCTGGAGTCACAGGAGCCATTAACATGGCCAAAGGAGTTGCCCAGGGGGGCCTGGATACTACCAAGTCTGTGGTCATGGGCACCAAGGACACAGTGACCACAGGACTCACGGGGGCCATGAATGTGGCCAAAGGGACAGTGCAGACAGGCCTGGATACCACCAAGTCTGTGGTCATGGGTACCAAGGACACAGTGACCACAGGACTCACAGGGGCTGCAAACATGGCCAAGGGGACAGTGCAGACAGGTCTGGATACCAGCAAGACTGTGCTCACAGGCACCAAGGACACTGTTTGTGCTGGAGTCACAGGAGCCATTAACATGGCCAAAGGAGTTGCCCAGGGGGGCCTGGATACTACCAAGTCTGTGGTCATGGGCACCAAGGACACGATGACCACAGGACTCACGGGGGTTGCAAACATGGCCAAGGGGACAGTGCAGACAGGCCTGGACACCACCAAGTCTGTGGTCGTGGGCACCAAGGACACAGTGACCACAGGACTCACAGGAGCCATGAATGTGGCCAAAGGGACAGTGCAGACAGGCCTAGACACCAGCAAGACTGTGCTCACAGGCACCAAGGACACTGTTTGTGCTGGAGTCACAGGAGCCATTAACATGGCCAAAGGAGTTGTCCAGGGGGGCCTGGATACTACCAAATCTGTGGTCATGGGCACCAAGGATACGGTAGCCACAGGACTCACAGGGGCTGCAAACATGGCCAAGGGGACAGTGCAGACAGGCCTGGACACCACCAAGTCTGTGGTCATGGGCACCAAGGACACAGTGACCACAGGACTCACAGGAGCCATGAATGTGGCCAAAGGGACAGTGCAGACAGGCCTAGACACCAGCAAGACTGTGCTCACAGGCACCAAGGACACTGTTTGTGCTGGAGTCACAGGAGCCATTAACATGGCCAAAGGAGTTGCCCAGGGGGGCCTGGATACTACCAAATCTGTGGTCGTGGGCACCAAGGACACGGTGGCCACAGGACTCACAGGGGCTGCAAACATGGCCAAGGGGACAGTGCAGACAGGCCTGGACACCAGCAAGAGTGTGCTCACAGGTACGAATGATACTGTCTGTGCTGGGATCACTGGGGCCATGAACATGGCTAAAGGTGTCATTCAGAAGGGCCTGGACACTACCAGGGAATCAGGTTCTGCCATGCTGTCTCAGGGAGATAAAGTGGCCATCAATACCACCCACACTGGTATCCATACAGTCCCAAGTTCACTCTCTGGCTCTCATGTCACCATGTGTTATGAGCCTGGCAGTTGCAGTGCTATCAACCAAGGCTTAGAACATGCAAACCTGACTTTTGCAGAGCCCTCATGTTCTGAGATCAGCAGCCTTGCAAACACATGTGGCTTGGGGCTTATTACGGAACCCATAGCTACCACCAAAGGCCTTGTGTCTGGTGTGGCTTCATCTGCCCATGCAGTTCCCAGGTCTGAGGAGGAGTGTGGTCAGCTGGCTGCTACAAGCTTTGCTGCACTTCATGATGAGTTGGAAGGGCTAGGGGACATCTTCCAGCCCATGACAGCCGAGGAACAAG CCCAGCTGGCAGCCTCGGAGACAGGGCCCCGGGTGCTCTCTGCTGACCGGAGAAGCTACTTTGTCCGCCTAGGTGACCTGGCACCCAGCTTCCGCCAGCGGGCTTTTGAACATGCCCTGAGCCATATACAGCACAATCAATTCCAAGCTAGGGCTTCGCTGGCCCAGCTTCAGGAGGCCTTCCAGGTG ACAGACATGGCTGTGGAGGCTCCAGGTGGGCACCTGCGTTGGGACCAGGGCTTGAGCTCCACAGTGGAGGCTGCTGGTACCCAAAAG gtGCGTGTTTCCATGGCTCAGGACAGACTGTGCACGCTAGCCTGCCAGCTCCATGCAGCTTATAGCAGCCTGACAGCCTGCCTGCAGGGCCTGCCAGAGTTGCAGCAGCAGGCAGGGCTGGCACGGCACAGCCTCTGCAAGCTGTATGGCCTCGTGTCCTCTGCAAGTGGTGTCGACCTGCAGGCAGAGCAGCTGGCCCAGAGCAGTGCCGGTGTGGTCCAGGCATGGCAGGGTCTGGAGGTGCTGCTGGACAGGCTGCAGCAGAGCCCCCCACTTGCCTGGCTGGTGGGACCCTTCACTGTGATGCCTAGTGGCCAGCTGTAG